The sequence CCGCGCCATCACCGTTCTGGGGCAGAACATCGCGCAGGCGCGTGCCCGGCGTGGCCTGCGGCAAATCGACCTGGCGAAGAAGACGGGGCTTGCCCCCGGCACCCTGAAACGAATCGAGGAGGGAAGCCCCACCACTGCCCTCAGCGCCTACTTCACTGTTCTGTGGGCCATGGGGCTCGAGCGTGAGTTCGAGAACATCGGTTCCCCAGACCGCGATGAGGAAGGGAAGACGTTGGAGCGGGCACGCCGACTGAAGCAGTCGCACTCCAAGGCGGAACTCGATGCCGACTTCTAACGAGCAAAGTTGCTACGTGTACATCCAGCTCCCTGACTCCATGCAGGTCGTCACCTGTGGACGCTTCGTGCAACAGGACGGCGTTGGCCGCTTCGTCTACGGACGAAGCTACCTGGACAACCCGCTTGCAGTTGAGCTGGAGAGGTTCGACCTACCACTCCGTACGGGCACCTTCGAAACAGGCCGGCTCGGCGGCATCTTTGGATCCCTGCGTGACTCCTCACCCGACGCTTGGGGACGCAGCGTCATCGAACGACAGCTAGGACGTGGAGAC comes from Pyxidicoccus parkwaysis and encodes:
- a CDS encoding helix-turn-helix domain-containing protein yields the protein MPRQNLTPDTTPVAVVRAITVLGQNIAQARARRGLRQIDLAKKTGLAPGTLKRIEEGSPTTALSAYFTVLWAMGLEREFENIGSPDRDEEGKTLERARRLKQSHSKAELDADF